A window of Methanobacteriales archaeon HGW-Methanobacteriales-1 contains these coding sequences:
- a CDS encoding cofactor-independent phosphoglycerate mutase, whose product MKYVILIGDGMADYPLKELDNKTPLQVAKKPNMDKLASMGCSGFLKTVPDGMDPGSDVANLSIMGYDPEEYYTGRGPLEAASMGVNLSKNDVAFRCNLITENNGILDDFNAGHITSSESKELIDILNCNFDDLGTFYHGISYRNLFVFSKKESANLKTTPPHDIVGEEISKHLIYPETDDNAILLNKLMEESREILIKSEINEKRLNEGKKPANRIWLWGQGPAPKIDPFLEKYSLKGATITGVDLIKGIGVYLGLKNINVPGATGYFDTDYSAKGKYAVDTLKDYDIIFVHVEAPDEAGHAGDLEEKIKAIEEIDLKILGPLMEALKDYEEYSLVLLPDHATPIDIGTHTMDPVPYVVFSTNLKPDSVKEYDEFSCKNGSLGIDVAHNLINKLINEL is encoded by the coding sequence ATGAAATATGTTATATTAATTGGCGATGGGATGGCAGACTATCCCTTAAAAGAATTGGATAATAAAACTCCTCTTCAAGTTGCAAAAAAACCAAACATGGATAAATTAGCATCCATGGGATGCAGTGGATTTCTGAAAACAGTTCCGGATGGCATGGATCCGGGCTCAGATGTGGCTAATCTTTCTATTATGGGATATGACCCTGAAGAATATTATACTGGAAGAGGCCCATTAGAAGCAGCCAGTATGGGTGTAAATCTTTCAAAAAATGATGTTGCATTTCGATGTAATTTAATTACTGAAAATAACGGCATTTTAGATGATTTTAATGCGGGACATATTACCTCTTCTGAGTCTAAGGAGCTAATTGATATTTTAAACTGCAACTTTGATGATTTAGGCACTTTTTATCACGGCATAAGTTATAGAAATCTTTTTGTTTTCAGTAAAAAAGAATCTGCTAATTTAAAAACAACTCCGCCTCATGATATTGTCGGTGAGGAAATATCTAAACATTTGATTTATCCCGAAACTGATGATAATGCGATTTTATTGAATAAACTTATGGAAGAATCACGAGAAATTCTTATTAAGTCTGAAATCAATGAAAAAAGGTTAAATGAAGGTAAAAAACCTGCAAATAGAATATGGTTATGGGGTCAGGGTCCTGCACCAAAAATAGATCCTTTTTTAGAAAAATATTCTCTTAAAGGTGCAACTATCACTGGTGTTGATCTTATAAAAGGAATAGGGGTTTATTTAGGTCTTAAAAATATCAATGTTCCTGGTGCTACTGGATATTTTGATACGGATTATTCTGCTAAGGGTAAATATGCAGTTGATACTTTAAAAGACTATGATATTATTTTTGTGCATGTAGAGGCACCTGATGAGGCAGGGCATGCTGGTGATCTTGAAGAAAAAATTAAAGCCATTGAAGAAATAGATCTTAAAATATTAGGGCCTTTAATGGAAGCTTTGAAGGATTATGAAGAATATTCTCTGGTTTTACTTCCGGACCATGCCACCCCTATTGATATAGGAACGCATACCATGGATCCGGTTCCTTATGTGGTTTTTTCAACTAATCTAAAACCAGATTCTGTGAAGGAATATGATGAATTTTCTTGTAAAAATGGTTCTTTAGGTATTGATGTGGCCCATAATCTAATTAATAAGCTGATTAATGAATTATAA
- a CDS encoding DUF2101 domain-containing protein, with the protein MKIFSKFGDIIITIFSYTGTIVVGIIHLPTTIRKLDLKRTGPEKIKETVQKIDTDEIGEKLSHITNKVDEKYSEYSDKSSKKDNDELSSTKVIQESVSAPDIVMEPEDSDIDEGAIIIKNVKFDSKEKEDNVLKLQIASGAFLVASVILVFHFISFYIYALVGVLLGAFIYYTLYYKIKLMYPQDFNAYRDFFLLYIVVGIVLVLVGGNSSITMAFPFQFFPSFSLLIFAVIGVAAVFLLFRIRYHRDYTYGEIIEAGNNTSHVKVDYDIRSNVKPDIYIVENNGYDVLDQEMVKLEIDGSIFNMKGNRPSKIIGKVEGFN; encoded by the coding sequence ATGAAGATTTTTTCTAAATTTGGAGATATTATAATAACAATTTTCTCTTATACGGGCACTATAGTTGTTGGAATTATACATCTTCCCACTACCATACGTAAATTGGATCTTAAAAGAACTGGCCCAGAAAAGATAAAAGAAACAGTTCAAAAAATTGATACTGATGAAATTGGTGAAAAATTATCCCATATTACTAATAAAGTGGATGAAAAATATTCGGAGTATTCTGATAAATCTTCTAAAAAAGATAATGATGAGCTATCATCTACCAAAGTCATTCAAGAATCAGTTTCTGCTCCAGATATTGTAATGGAACCTGAAGATTCTGATATTGATGAAGGCGCTATCATTATAAAAAATGTTAAATTCGACTCTAAAGAAAAAGAAGATAATGTTTTAAAATTACAGATTGCTTCTGGAGCATTTCTGGTGGCCTCTGTTATTTTAGTATTTCATTTCATTTCATTTTATATATACGCTCTTGTAGGTGTTTTATTAGGAGCTTTTATTTATTACACTCTTTATTACAAGATAAAACTGATGTATCCTCAAGATTTTAATGCATATCGGGATTTCTTCTTGTTATATATTGTGGTAGGTATAGTCCTGGTTTTGGTGGGTGGTAATTCTAGTATAACTATGGCATTCCCTTTCCAATTTTTCCCTTCATTTTCACTCCTAATATTTGCTGTAATTGGGGTTGCTGCGGTTTTCTTACTATTTAGGATTAGATATCATCGTGATTACACCTATGGTGAGATTATTGAGGCAGGAAATAACACTTCTCATGTTAAAGTGGATTATGACATTCGTTCTAATGTAAAACCTGATATTTACATTGTGGAAAATAATGGATATGATGTTCTAGATCAGGAAATGGTTAAATTAGAAATTGATGGATCTATATTTAATATGAAAGGTAATAGGCCTTCTAAAATTATTGGAAAAGTTGAAGGTTTTAATTAA
- a CDS encoding CTP synthase, with translation MVGLAKYIFVTGGVVSSIGKGITAASIGRILRSYGLEVTAIKIDPYLNWDSGTLNPYQHGEVFVTCDGMETDLDLGHYERFLDVNLSGESNITTGKVYMSVINKERKGSYLGSCVQIIPHITDEIKHMIRKMADKTQADVILVEVGGTVGDIESQPFLEALRQLKNEEGHDNVMFVHVTYVPYLKAAGEFKTKPTQHSTKELRSTGINPDMIICRSETPIDTPLKMKIAHFCDVEPKAVINCPDVSSIYEVPLVMDRENVGKYVIQRIKLGVEENSHDLSEWENIVDSLKKEEPQIRVGIVGKYIELEDSYISIRESLKHAAAHVGVKVEIDWISAEDSINTEKLKDLDSILIPGGFGERGISGKLDAVRYSIENNIPLFGICLGMQCMVVEFARLHGFDDAHSTEFNTETVYPVIDMMEEQKKIKDMGGTMRLGSYDCKLKENTMAHEAYQEELVEERHRHRFELNNDFREALEEKGLIISGTSPDDFLVEIIEVKDHPWFLGCQFHPEFKSRPNRAHPIFVSFIQATVDNLK, from the coding sequence TTGGTTGGTCTGGCAAAGTATATATTTGTAACTGGAGGGGTTGTAAGTTCTATTGGTAAAGGGATTACTGCAGCTTCTATTGGAAGGATTTTAAGATCTTATGGTTTGGAAGTAACTGCTATTAAGATAGATCCCTACTTAAATTGGGATTCTGGAACTTTAAATCCTTATCAGCATGGAGAAGTTTTTGTAACCTGTGATGGGATGGAAACTGATCTGGACTTAGGTCATTATGAGCGTTTTTTAGATGTTAATCTTTCAGGTGAGTCTAATATTACCACGGGTAAAGTTTACATGTCTGTTATCAATAAAGAACGGAAAGGGTCATACTTAGGTTCTTGTGTGCAAATTATTCCCCATATCACTGATGAAATCAAACACATGATTCGTAAAATGGCTGATAAAACTCAGGCAGATGTCATACTGGTTGAAGTTGGGGGAACTGTAGGGGATATTGAAAGCCAACCATTTTTAGAAGCTTTAAGACAGCTTAAAAATGAAGAAGGTCATGATAATGTAATGTTTGTCCATGTTACCTATGTACCCTATTTGAAGGCTGCTGGAGAATTTAAGACCAAACCAACCCAGCACAGTACTAAAGAGCTTCGAAGTACGGGTATTAATCCCGACATGATAATTTGTCGAAGTGAAACACCTATTGACACGCCTTTAAAAATGAAGATTGCTCATTTCTGTGATGTTGAACCAAAAGCAGTAATAAATTGTCCTGATGTGTCTTCAATTTATGAAGTGCCACTGGTAATGGATCGGGAGAATGTGGGTAAGTATGTTATTCAGAGAATTAAGCTGGGTGTTGAAGAAAATTCCCATGATCTTTCTGAGTGGGAGAATATTGTAGATTCTCTTAAAAAAGAGGAACCTCAGATTCGTGTGGGTATTGTAGGCAAATATATAGAACTAGAAGATTCTTACATCAGTATTAGGGAATCTTTAAAGCATGCTGCAGCTCATGTGGGTGTTAAAGTTGAAATTGATTGGATCAGTGCTGAAGATTCTATAAACACTGAAAAATTAAAGGATTTAGACTCTATTTTAATTCCGGGTGGTTTTGGTGAGCGGGGAATATCTGGAAAATTAGATGCTGTCCGTTATTCTATTGAGAATAATATTCCATTATTTGGAATTTGTCTGGGAATGCAGTGTATGGTGGTTGAATTCGCCCGTTTGCATGGATTTGATGATGCACACAGTACTGAATTCAACACAGAAACTGTTTACCCGGTTATTGATATGATGGAAGAACAGAAAAAGATTAAGGACATGGGCGGAACCATGAGATTGGGATCTTATGATTGTAAGCTCAAAGAGAATACCATGGCTCATGAAGCTTATCAGGAAGAACTGGTTGAGGAACGCCACCGACACAGATTCGAATTGAATAATGATTTCCGTGAAGCCTTAGAAGAAAAAGGATTAATAATTTCTGGAACATCTCCTGATGACTTTTTAGTGGAAATTATAGAAGTTAAAGACCATCCTTGGTTTTTAGGATGCCAATTCCATCCAGAATTTAAGTCTAGGCCTAACCGGGCTCATCCAATATTTGTTTCATTTATACAGGCCACTGTGGATAATTTGAAATAA